The nucleotide sequence CTCCGGCGGACCCTCGGTTGAAGATTTCGCCGCCAAAATCTCCTCCGGCGGACCCCCGGTTGAAGATTTCGCCGCCAAAATCTCCTTCCGGCGAAACTTTCCTTCCGAAGGATCTCGGAAGGGGATTTGGAGCGGAGATCGGGCCAGGACCCGAGAGAAGTTGCGAAGTTGTTGACCAACATCGACGTCGGAACTTCAGGCAGTTGCGCCGGGTGATCTGTCAAGGACCATGTCGAACGTAAAGACACGCAACTTCCTCGAAGCGTCAGCGACAACGAATGCACGCTCTCGCCCCGAGGACCCGCCATGAAGGTCTACGCCTCCCTGAACATCAACCCAGCCGCCGAGCCGACCCTGAGCCAGGGCAGCAAGGGCGGCGCGGTCACCGAGCTTCAGGAGGCACTGGTCAACGCGGGCTACAACCCGAACGGCGTGGACGGCTCGTTCGGCCCGGGCACGCACGCGGCGGTCGTCGCCTTCCAGCGCGCGCACGGCCTCACCGCCGACGGCGTCGTGGGCCCCAACACCTGGCGCGCGCTCGCGGCGGCCAACAACGGCGCGTCGGCTCCGGCGCCCGCTCCGGTTGCGTCGTCGAGCGGCGAGCCCCTGCTCCGCGAGGGCGCGTCCGGCGCGGCGGTGACCAAGCTCCAGCAAGAATTGACGGCGGACGGCTTCTCCACCGGCGGCGTCGACGGCTCGTTCGGCGCGAAGACCCTTTCCGCGGTCGAGGCCTTCCAGCGCGCGCACGGCCTCTCCGCCGACGGCGTGGTGGGCGCGCAGACCTGGGGCGCCCTCGACGGCGCCCACGGCTCGGCTCCCGCTCCGACCCCGACCAACACGAGCTCGGGCGGCGAGCCCACGCTGCACTCCGGCTCGAGCGGCGCGGCGGTCTCGACCATGCAGCAGCTGCTCACCAACGCGGGCTACTCCACCGGCGGCGTGGACGGCTCGTTTGGCCAGAAGACGCTCGCCGCGCTCCTCAGCTTCCAGCACGCGCACGGCCTCTCCGCCGACGGCGTCTGCGGCCCGAACACCTGGGCGGCGCTCAAGGGCGCGCACAGCTCGACGGGCACCACGCCCTCGCCCGCCCCGAGCGGCGGCAGCCACGCGACGATCCAGCAAGGCGCCAAGGGCAGCGAGGTCACCGAGCTTCAGCAGCTTCTGAACAAGTACGGCTTCTCCTGCTCAGTCGACGGCAACTTCGGCCCCGGCACCGCGGCGGAAGTCCGCGCGTACCAGAGCTCGCGCGGCCTCGGCGCAGACGGCGTGGTCGGCCCCGCCACCTGGAGCGCGCTCCTCTCCGGCGCGGGCGCGGTGCAGGGCCCGAGCAACCCCGGCGCGAGCGGCGACCTGCGGCAGCGCATCCTCGCGGTGGCCGAAGGCGAGATCGGCACCCTGGAGTACGGCGACACCAACAACGGCCCCTGCGCCAAGTACCCCGGCTACTTCGGCCGCGGCCCCGAGAGCTGGTGCGCCGACTTCGCGAGCTGGGTGCTCACCCACGCCGGCTACCCGTACAACGACGCGTGGTGCCCGGGCATCGTGTCCAACGCCAAGTCGAACGGCACCTGGACCCACTCCCCGCAGCCCGGCGACCTGGTGCTCTTCGACTGGAACGGCGACGGCG is from Deltaproteobacteria bacterium and encodes:
- a CDS encoding peptidoglycan-binding protein, producing MKVYASLNINPAAEPTLSQGSKGGAVTELQEALVNAGYNPNGVDGSFGPGTHAAVVAFQRAHGLTADGVVGPNTWRALAAANNGASAPAPAPVASSSGEPLLREGASGAAVTKLQQELTADGFSTGGVDGSFGAKTLSAVEAFQRAHGLSADGVVGAQTWGALDGAHGSAPAPTPTNTSSGGEPTLHSGSSGAAVSTMQQLLTNAGYSTGGVDGSFGQKTLAALLSFQHAHGLSADGVCGPNTWAALKGAHSSTGTTPSPAPSGGSHATIQQGAKGSEVTELQQLLNKYGFSCSVDGNFGPGTAAEVRAYQSSRGLGADGVVGPATWSALLSGAGAVQGPSNPGASGDLRQRILAVAEGEIGTLEYGDTNNGPCAKYPGYFGRGPESWCADFASWVLTHAGYPYNDAWCPGIVSNAKSNGTWTHSPQPGDLVLFDWNGDGVADHVGIVKSVNGDGSIQTIEGNSDKPGTSQSGVWEHTRYPSTIMGYVNV